A genome region from Panicum virgatum strain AP13 chromosome 4K, P.virgatum_v5, whole genome shotgun sequence includes the following:
- the LOC120703637 gene encoding uncharacterized protein LOC120703637, with protein sequence MSQLIEDHRSGAEVHSGHELCARKSREFMVELGLPDGLLPLPSLDEVGYNRSTGFVWLRQAAGLTHTFDTIGKQVWYDKEVTAFVEPGRMHGLTGVKSKELLIWVTISEIVVSPSGTKVVFRTPAGLGRAFPVTAFQLNPAPEGDKEDEAAAN encoded by the coding sequence atgtCGCAGCTGATCGAGGACCACCGCTCGGGCGCGGAGGTGCACTCCGGGCACGAGCTGTGCGCGCGCAAGTCCCGCGAGTTCATGGTGGAGCTGGGCCTCCCCGACGGGCTCCTCCCGCTGCCGTCCCTCGACGAGGTGGGCTACAACCGCTCCACGGGCTTCGTCTGGCTCCGCCAGGCCGCCGGCCTCACCCATACCTTCGACACCATCGGCAAGCAGGTCTGGTACGACAAGGAGGTGACGGCCTTCGTGGAGCCCGGCCGGATGCACGGCCTCACCGGAGTCAAGAGCAAGGAGCTCCTCATCTGGGTCACCATCTCCGAGATCGTCGTCAGCCCCTCCGGCACCAAGGTCGTCTTCCGCACCCCCGCCGGGCTCGGCCGCGCCTTCCCCGTCACCGCCTTCCAGCTCAACCCGGCGCCCGAGGGGGACAAGGAGGACGAAGCCGCCGCCAACTGA